The following are from one region of the Sulfurimicrobium lacus genome:
- the hscA gene encoding Fe-S protein assembly chaperone HscA gives MALLQIAEPGMSAAPHQHRLAVGIDLGTTNSLVATVRSGLAVVLNDEHGRPLLPSVVRYTSDGVEVGCQAQQVQAVDPQNTIVSVKRFMGRGLSDIADAAHLPYRFVDEPGMVQIQTIAGVKSPVEVSAEILKVLRQRAEKSLGGELVGAVITVPAYFDDAQRQATKDAARLAGLNVLRLLNEPTAAAVAYGLDNGAEGVYAVFDLGGGTFDISILKLSRGVFEVLATNGDSALGGDDFDHRIYCWILEQGGLSGLNHQDARLLLTHARAAKEALTEHPETRITAVLSNGEMVDLTLSAQVFADITQSLVKKTLTPTRKALRDAGLSVEEVKGVVMVGGSTRMPIIQHAVGQFFGQEPLNNLDPDKVVALGAAIQANVLAGNRGEDDWLLLDVIPLSLGLETMGGLTEKVIPRNSTIPVARAQEFTTYKDGQTAMSIHVVQGERELVSDCRSLAKFELRGIPPMVAGAARIRVTYQVDADGLLSVTAREQSTGVESSVTVKPSYGLSDDQITQMLQASHEHAKDDMLARALQEARVEGGRLIEAVEAALHEDGHLLKEGEGDRIAAKIETLRAAIAGEDHRLVTQALETLNHATESFAARRMDASVNKALSGHKLEELEN, from the coding sequence ATGGCTTTACTGCAAATCGCCGAACCCGGCATGAGTGCCGCGCCGCACCAGCATCGTCTGGCGGTGGGTATCGACCTTGGCACTACCAACTCCCTGGTGGCAACGGTGCGCAGCGGTCTGGCCGTGGTATTGAACGACGAGCACGGCCGTCCCCTGTTGCCCTCGGTGGTGCGTTACACCAGCGACGGCGTGGAAGTGGGGTGTCAGGCGCAGCAGGTGCAGGCGGTGGATCCGCAAAACACCATCGTCTCGGTAAAGCGTTTCATGGGGCGCGGGCTTTCCGATATCGCCGACGCAGCCCATCTGCCCTACCGTTTCGTGGACGAACCCGGCATGGTGCAGATCCAGACCATCGCCGGCGTGAAGAGCCCGGTGGAGGTTTCGGCAGAAATCCTCAAGGTGCTGCGCCAGCGCGCGGAAAAGTCCCTTGGCGGCGAACTGGTCGGTGCGGTCATTACCGTGCCGGCCTATTTCGACGATGCGCAGCGCCAGGCCACCAAGGACGCGGCGCGGCTGGCCGGTCTGAACGTGCTGCGCCTGCTCAACGAACCCACCGCGGCGGCAGTCGCCTATGGGCTGGATAACGGCGCCGAAGGCGTGTACGCGGTGTTCGATCTGGGTGGCGGGACTTTCGATATCTCCATTCTGAAACTTTCGCGCGGCGTGTTCGAAGTACTGGCCACCAACGGCGATTCCGCTTTGGGCGGCGACGATTTCGACCACCGCATCTATTGCTGGATACTCGAACAGGGCGGCTTGTCCGGGCTGAATCACCAGGATGCCCGGCTACTGCTCACTCATGCGCGCGCCGCCAAGGAAGCGCTGACCGAGCACCCGGAAACGCGCATCACCGCAGTGCTTTCCAACGGTGAAATGGTAGACCTGACGCTGTCCGCCCAAGTGTTCGCCGACATCACCCAGAGCCTGGTCAAAAAGACGCTGACGCCGACCCGCAAGGCGTTGCGCGACGCCGGGTTGTCGGTGGAAGAAGTCAAAGGCGTGGTGATGGTCGGCGGCTCGACCCGCATGCCGATCATCCAGCACGCGGTGGGCCAGTTCTTCGGCCAGGAGCCGCTCAACAACCTCGACCCGGACAAGGTGGTGGCGCTGGGCGCGGCGATCCAGGCCAACGTGCTGGCCGGCAACCGCGGCGAGGACGACTGGCTGCTGCTCGACGTGATCCCCCTGTCGCTCGGACTGGAAACCATGGGCGGCCTGACGGAAAAAGTCATCCCGCGCAATTCCACCATTCCCGTGGCGCGTGCGCAGGAATTCACCACCTACAAGGACGGCCAGACCGCCATGAGCATCCACGTGGTGCAGGGCGAACGCGAACTGGTGAGCGACTGCCGTTCCCTGGCCAAGTTCGAGCTGCGCGGCATCCCGCCCATGGTGGCCGGTGCGGCGCGTATCCGCGTCACCTATCAGGTGGACGCGGATGGCCTGCTCTCCGTCACGGCGCGGGAGCAAAGCACAGGCGTCGAGTCCTCCGTGACGGTCAAGCCTTCCTACGGCTTGAGCGACGATCAGATCACGCAGATGCTGCAAGCCTCGCACGAGCATGCCAAAGACGACATGCTGGCCCGTGCCCTGCAGGAAGCGCGCGTCGAGGGCGGGCGCCTGATCGAGGCGGTGGAAGCCGCCTTGCACGAGGACGGCCATTTGCTGAAAGAAGGCGAGGGCGACAGAATCGCTGCAAAGATCGAGACCCTGCGCGCCGCCATCGCCGGCGAGGATCACCGGCTTGT